GCCTGAACAGACGGCTCGCGCGGCCTCACAGACCGCTGCGCCCAAGGCCAACACCTCTCTGTTCAAACCGATGACAGCGGTCTTGCTGCACGAATTGCGCCTGCAACAGGAACTCGCCACCGTTCAGGAAGAAAAGTCGCAGCAGCGCGCGTAATCCGCCGTCCCCACGGTGGTCCTCCGTGCGGGGCGCGCTGGTCTCCGGTGTTGGCTGATGCGTCCTTTAACCCGCTGTCAACGGGGGCGCGTCACCGCCTGCCGGACATCTTCGCGACCGGCCAGCGTGCACCGCACGGTTGCATTCAATCACCCGCGCCGCTTTCCGTTTCAAATCACCCGTCGTCCTGCGCCTCCAACAGGGCGCGCAACTCGGTCTTAAGCACTTTTCCATAGTTGTTCTTAGGCAGCGCGGGCACCTCGAAATAGGCCTTTGGCCGCTTGAAACGCGCGATATTGGCAAGGCAATGCGCATCCAGCGCCGCCGTATCCAACACGCCGCCCTCGGCCAGCACGACAAAAGCCACCACATCCTCGCCCCACTCGGCATGCGGACGGCCCACCACGCTCACCTCGGCCACCTCCGGCAGATCAAGCAACACCTCCTCCACCTCGCGCGGATAGATGTTCGTGCCCCCCGAAATGATCAAGTCTTTCGAGCGGTCACGCATTGTGATGTAGCCCTCGCCATCCATCGAGCCGACATCGCCGGTCATCAACCAGCCATCCACCAACGCCGCGTCATTGGCCGCATCATTCTTCCAATAGCCCGGCATCACCGTCGCACCGCGCACCATGATCTCGCCCGGCTCTTCCACGGCCACGGGCCGCCCCGCGCTGTCCCCGATCCGCACCTCGACCGCTGATTGCGCCCGCCCGACCGAACCCAGACGCGCCCGCCACCTCGGATGGCTCCGGTCGCTGACCTCTTCCCGGCTCAACGCAGAAATCGCCATCGGGCACTCGCCCTGCCCGTAAATCTGCACGAAAATATCGCCGAAATGCGCGACCGCCTCGACGATATCGGCCACATACATCGGCCCGCCGCCATAGATGATGCTGCGCAGCCCCTCGCCGCTCTCGCCCATGACCTTGCCCGCCTGCACCAACCGCTTCACCATGGTTGGCGCCGCAAACATATGCACCCGCCCAAAGTGTCGTGCCAAATCAAAGATTTCCGCCTCGTCAAAGCCGCCTGACGCCGGGCACACATGCCGCGCGCCCTTCAACACATGCATGACGTTATACAGGCCCGCACCGTGGCTCATCGGGGCAGCATACAGCGCGCAATCCTCACCGCTCACCGGATCAACATCGGTGAAATAGCAATAGGCCATCATCGCCATCATGCCATGGGTGATCATCACCCCCTTGGGCCGCCCCGTCGTGCCCGATGTGTAAAACAACCACGCAAGGTCTGCATCCTGTCGCGCCTCCGGGCTGTCCATGGGCTCGGAGCGCAGCAGCGCCGCATACTCGTCCGATGATGTGCAGATCACGTCGCCCCGGACCTCGGCCTCCCTCAGGGTCTCGCTCAATCCCGGCGACGACAGGGTCAAATCGGCCTCTGCGTTCTCAATAATCCACGCCGCCTCGCGCCCGTGCAGCTTGGCGTTGATCGGCACCGCCGCCGCACCAGCCAGCCATATGCCGTATTGCACAATCAGGTAATCGGGCAGGTTCTTCATGAAAATCGCCACCCGGTCTCCCGGCGCGATCCCGCGCGCGCGCAACCCTCCGGCGACCCGCATCGCGGCCCCGTAAAAACCGGCGTAATCCGCCACCAGTTCCGTGCCGGAAAACAACGCCGGCCTCTCCCCATTCGCCTGCGCGACGCGCTGCAACCAAAGCCCGATGTTCATGCCACCCTCCCCGTGACTACCTTCGACAAAGCTCTGCAATCAAACCATTGCCAACCGGCCTCGGCAATTACGCAGTAATACGCGGCCCCCCCCGATCCTGCTTTCCCCGGCCCACCGGTACCCGCCCTTTGCAAACCCTGCCAAACCACAGTATCACAACCGGCATGAGCCTTGCCGAAACCGCGTTCGATCATGCCCCAATCGGTATTGCCGTGCTGGAAAACCGCATCATCCAGCGTTGCAATCTGCAATTCGCCACCACCTTCGGCGACACTATCGAACGCCTCACAGCAACCCCCATGTCCGACCTTTATCCCAGCGTGGACGAATTTGAACGCATCGGCGCACGCGGCCTTGCCGCCATGCGTGACACCGGGCGCTACTCTGACGAGCGCATCATGCGCCGCCGCTCCGGCGCGCTGTTCTGGTGCCGCGTGCGCGGTCACTCGCTGACCCCCGATGCCCCCTTTGAACAAGGCATCTGGTCATTTGCCGATCTGTCCGAGGATCGCCCCGTTGTCCCCCTCACCCCGCGGGAGCGCGACGTTGCCATCCTCACCTG
This genomic window from Rhodobacteraceae bacterium D3-12 contains:
- a CDS encoding AMP-binding protein — encoded protein: MNIGLWLQRVAQANGERPALFSGTELVADYAGFYGAAMRVAGGLRARGIAPGDRVAIFMKNLPDYLIVQYGIWLAGAAAVPINAKLHGREAAWIIENAEADLTLSSPGLSETLREAEVRGDVICTSSDEYAALLRSEPMDSPEARQDADLAWLFYTSGTTGRPKGVMITHGMMAMMAYCYFTDVDPVSGEDCALYAAPMSHGAGLYNVMHVLKGARHVCPASGGFDEAEIFDLARHFGRVHMFAAPTMVKRLVQAGKVMGESGEGLRSIIYGGGPMYVADIVEAVAHFGDIFVQIYGQGECPMAISALSREEVSDRSHPRWRARLGSVGRAQSAVEVRIGDSAGRPVAVEEPGEIMVRGATVMPGYWKNDAANDAALVDGWLMTGDVGSMDGEGYITMRDRSKDLIISGGTNIYPREVEEVLLDLPEVAEVSVVGRPHAEWGEDVVAFVVLAEGGVLDTAALDAHCLANIARFKRPKAYFEVPALPKNNYGKVLKTELRALLEAQDDG
- a CDS encoding LuxR C-terminal-related transcriptional regulator, with translation MSLAETAFDHAPIGIAVLENRIIQRCNLQFATTFGDTIERLTATPMSDLYPSVDEFERIGARGLAAMRDTGRYSDERIMRRRSGALFWCRVRGHSLTPDAPFEQGIWSFADLSEDRPVVPLTPRERDVAILTCRGLSAKEIGRELDLSYRTIEVYRARLIEKFGARKLADLVAKLSGMPL